The Solicola gregarius DNA window GCAGGGCGTCCGATACGAGGATCAGGTGACGCTCACCCATGCCTACCTGACGGCGCGGTCGTTCGACGTCGTGCGACCGGTCGTCTACAACTGGCGGATTCGCTCCGACGGCTCGGCGATCACCGATGGCCGTAACGATCTCGCCGACCTCGAGGACCGCGTCCGCACCAAGCGGACGGCACTGCAGACCGTTCGTGCGCTCGGCAGCCCGGCGGTGCAGGCAGCGTTCCGCGAGCGGGTACTCCCCGGCGACATGTGGCGCTACTTCGCGCACGTTCCCGGCTGCGGCGACGAGTACTGGGCGACGCTGCATTCGGCCGTCCGGGAGTTCTGGCGCGACGGCGCGCTCCGGCGCAGCCGGCTGACGCCCGCGAACCGGCTCGCCGGCTGGCTGGTCTGCCAGGGAAGGCGTCGCGACGCCGAGGCCGTGATGCGGTACGAGGCGGCGAAGGGGCCCGGCCTGGAGACGGTGGTGGCGAACGACGAGGTGCTCGCGGCGCTGCCGTACTGGGACGATCCGGAGGCGAGCATCCCGCTCGATCTGTACCGACTACGACCGGACGAGCTCGGCTGGGAGTCCGAGCTGACCAGCGTGGTACTCGAGCGTGAGGCGCTCGTACTCCGGGGGCGGGCATGCTTGTCGGGTGCGCACTCCGGTGACGCGCTCGTACGCGTGGTGCTGACGGCGGGCGACGGCACGTCCGTGAAGTCCGCGCGCGCGTCGGCCGACGGATTCGAGGCGCGGTTCGACCTGAGCGCCATGCTCGACGGTTGGCCTCCCGACGTACGCGATGCGCCGCGGGTGTGGCGGTCGAGCGTGCAGTGGGAGACGCACGGCCTGCGCCATGCCGGTCCGTTCACCGACCTCGCGGATGCGATGTGCTCGGACGCCGATGGTGCCCGGTACGAGCCGCGCGCACTCGCCACGACGACGATCGGCGGAGCACACGTCGACGTCGGGTTCGGCCGGTCGGGGCTGCGGGTCGTCGCGCATCCGCTCGGCCACGCGGCCGCCCTGCGTACCGCCTGACCCACCACAGCTCAGTGTTCGTCGGTCGGGGCGCCGAGGGCGATCGAGACCAGCCGCGCCGTATCGCGCGAGCGCTCACCGAGCTCCTTCGCGCGCTCGTCGCTCATCCGGACCTGGGGGACCGAGACTCCGAGTGAGCCGACAACGGAGCCGGTGTGGTCGAAGACCGGTGCCGCGACCGAGCGGATGCCGGGCGTACGCTCCGACGACGAACCGGCCCATCCGCACTCGCGGGCAACGGCGAGCTCAGCGCGCAGCGCATCGGGGTCGGTGATCGTCGCCTCGGTGACCGCCTCGATCGGTGCCTCGAGGCAGCGGTCCTGTGCGGCCGGCGGCAGGAACGCGAGGATCGCCTTCCCCGGCGCGCCGTGCACCAGCTCGATCGGCACGCCGATCTCGGTGTACGTACGCCGCAACTGCTGGTGACTCTCGACCTGGTCGACGACCACCCGTTGGTGGGTGCCGAGCAGCTCGTGCAACCCGACGGTCTCGTGCACCTCGTCGCGCAGCTCGGTCATGTACGGAAGGGCGGCGTCGCGCAATGCGGTCGGCAACGCGCCGCTGCGGGCGAGCTGCATCAGCATCGGGCCGAGCCCGAAGCGTCGGTCGGCGGTCTGGCGTACGAGATGGTTGTGCTGCATCGCGGTCAGCAGGCGGTGCACCGTGCTCGTCGAAAGCCCTGTCATGCGGGCGATCTCGCTTGTACCGAGCTCGGGGTGGCGCCCGTCGAAGCAGCGCAGCACGGTCGCCGCGCGGTCGATCGACTGCACTCCCGAGCGCGTCGCAGCCGCCGCTTCCCCCGATTCGTTCTTCCTCGTTGCCATCGGCCCCTCCGTCGTGACGAGTCACGGTATCGCTCTTGACGTGACCCGGCTCACCTCATTACTCTTCCCGCAATACAGTAAGAGTATCCCATATTACGGGAAGAGTATATGTTGCCACTCGACGGCTTCCGCGTCCTCGATCTGACCCGTTTCCTGTCCGGGCCGTACTGCACGATGGTGCTCGCCGAGCTCGGCGCCGACGTGATCAAGGTCGAGCAGCCCGTCACGGGCGACGACTCCCGCAGGCTCGCGCCGAAGGTCAACGACGAGAGCTATCCGTTCGCCATGCCGAATCGCAGCAAGCGCAGCATCTCCCTCGACCTGAAGGCGGATCGCGGACGAGGGCTCTTCCTCGAGCTCGCCGCATCCGCCGATCTGGTGATCGAGAACTTCCGGCCCGGGGTGGCGACCCGCCTCGGCATCGACTACGACGCGGTACGCGCCGTGCGGCCGGACATCCTGTACTGCTCCATCAGCGGGTTCGGGCAGACCGGCCCGTACCGCGACCGTCCCGGCTTCGACATCATGGCGCAGGGCATGGTCGGCTTCCTGCGGATGACCGGCCAACCCGACGGCCGGCCCGCGAAGGTCGGCGTCGCGATCAACGACATCGCCGCGGGCGCCACCGCCATCTACTCGATCCTCGGCGCCCAGATGATCCGCGAGCGCACCGGCGAAGGCCAGAGCATCGACATCTCACTCGTCGACGCGGGGCTTGCCTGGACCGTGTGGGAGTCGGGCGCCTACTTCGCCGACGGCGAGGAACCCAAGGCGACCGGCACCCGCCACCGACGTTCGACGCCGTACCAGGCGTACCGCACCGCCGACGGGTACGTGACGATCGGCGCCAACAACGACCGGCTCTGGGAACGCCTCGTGACCGGCGTGCTGAAGCGGCCCGACTGGCTGAGCGACGAGCGGTTCGAGTCGCTGCCGGCGCGGATGGCGCACATCGACGAGCTGCAGGACGAGATCGAGGCGATCACCACAACGCTGCCGACCGCGACCTGGATCGACCTGCTCGACCAGGCCGGCGTACCCGGGGGTCCCGTGCTCACGTACGCCGAGGCGCTGGCCGACCCGCACATCAGGGCGCGCGACATGGTCGTCGACGTCGAGCACCCGATCATCGGCCCGATGCGCACGATCGGCCCGCCCACCAAGTACTCCGGCCTCGACACACCCGTCCGCGGCCCGGCGCCGTGGCTGGGGCAGCACACCCGGGAGCTGCTCGCCGAGGCAGGCGTACCCGACGACGAGCTCGACGAGCTGTTTGCCGCCGGAACGATCTACGACGCACACCCAGAGATGAGCAGGAGCTGACGTGTCCGACCACCTCACGATCGAGCGCGACGGGTCTGTCGCGACCCTCACCCTGAACCGAGCGGACAGCCACAACGCGATCTCGCTCGGCATGTACCGCGAGCTTCCCGACCTCGTCGCGGGCGTCGATGCCGACCCCGGCGTCAAGGTGCTCGTCGTCCGTGGCGCCGGCGAGCGGGCGTTCGCCTCGGGCGCGGACATCAGCGAGTTCCAAGAGGTACGCGGCGATGCCGCCAGCGCGAAGGCGTACAACGAGCACGTCGCGGCGGCAGAGCACGCACTCGAGTCGTTCTCGAAGCCGACCGTGGCGATGATCCACGGCTACTGCATCGGCGGCGGGTTCGGCCTCGCGCTGGCCTGCGATCTGCGTTTCGGCGACGAGCGCTCCCGCTTCGCGATCACCCCGGCGAAGCTCGGGCTGGTCTACAGCCTGGAGTCGACCAAGCGCCTCGTCGACCTCGTCGGGCCGGCCCGTACCAAGTGGGTGCTCTACTCCGGGCAGCAGATCCGCGCCGAACGCGCGCTCGCGCTCGGCGTACTCGACGAGCTGTACGACGCGGCCGAGCTCGAGGAGCAGACGTACGAGTTCTGCCGGCTCGTGACGACGCGCGCGCAGTTCAGCGTACGTGCCGCCAAACAGATCGTCGGGCGCATCACGAACGGTCAGGTCGAGGACGACGAGCACACGACGCACCTGCGTAACTCGTCCTTCGATACCGACGACTACGCCGAGGGCGTACGCGCGTTCCTGGCGAAGCGGAGCCCGGAGTTCACGTGGTCATGAGCGGCGAGGGCACAGCGAACGGAGTGGGCGGTGCGAGGCACGAGCGACGCCCGCGGAGTGAGCGAGCAACGAGCGCGATGTCGGGGGTGAGCGGCGAGGGCACAGCGAACGGAGTGGGCGGTGCGAGGCACGAGCGACGCCCGCGGAGTGAGCGAGCAACGAGCGCGATGTCGGGGGTGAGGGGCGAGGGCACAGTTGACGCGAGCGCGGTCGAGCGCGCCCGACGCGCAACGGACGAGGCCGAACCGGAGTTCGGGAAGTTCTTCCTGGCCAGGTTCCTCGACCTCGACATCAGCTACGACGACGAACGGCAGTCCTGCACCGTACGACTGCCGTACGCATCGCACCTGTGCAACCCGCAGGGGTCTGTGCACGGGGGAGTTATCACGACGGCGATGGACATCTCGATGGGGCATCTGTGCCATCGGTACCTCTCCACCGCCGTCACGATCGAGATGCAGCTGCGGTTCTTCCGCCCGCTGACCGGCGACGGCACCTGTGTCGGTGAGCTGCTGCGGCCCGGCCGCAGGATCGTGCACCTCGAGTCCCGCCTGTACGACGACGACAACCGACTCACTGCAGTTGCGACCGGCTCGTGGCACCGTCTCGATGCCGCGCCGGCCGTGAACTAGGAGGCTGGCATGCACCGGATACTCATCGCGGCGTCCGCGACCGTACTCGCGGTCGGACTCACCGCCTGCGCCGCCGGAGGTACCGACAGCGCGTCCACCGACACGAAGGACTATCCGTCCCAGGACCTCGACTGGACGATCGCGTTCGGCCCGGGCGGCGGCAACGACATCATGTCCCGTCAGCTGGTCGACATCATCGAGTCCGAGGACCTGTACCCGGGCAACATCACGGTCGAGAACATGGACGGCGGCAGCGGAGCGAAGGGCTGGGGCCACCTGTACAGCCAGGCGGGCAGCGGCTACGACATCTCGACGACGTCGGGCTCGTTCCTCACCACGCCGTTGCAGGCCGATACCGGCTGGACGTACGAGGACTTCACCCCGGTCGGTCTGACGGCGACCGACGCCGCGGTGTTCCTGGTCGACAGCGACTCGGGCATCAAGACCTGGGACGACTGGGTCAAATACGCGAAGGACAAGGGGAAGGTCGTCGTCGGCGGAATCGGCACCGTGAACGTCGACTACATCGTGCACGCGATGCTGGCGGAGCATGAGGGCTACGAGATCGACTACGTGCCGTACAACGAGGAGGGCCAGGTCCAGACCTCCTTGCTCAGCGGCGCACTCGACGCGGCCGTGTCGAATCCGGCGGAGGTTCTCGGCCAGATCGAGTCGGGCGACATGACGCCGCTGCTGTACACCGGGAACGAGCCGATGAAGGCGCTGCCCGACGTACCGACCGCGGAGTCGATCGGTGTCAAGAACGTCCCCACGATGCCGCGCGGCGTGATCCTGCCTCCCGATGTCCCCGACAGCGTCCGCGACTGGTGGATCGACGCCATGAAGCAGGTCGTGAAGACCGACCAGTGGCAGAAGTACCTCGACCAGAACAACCTGTCGGCCGACGTACGCTGGGGCGACGACTTCGAGACGTACCTCGACGACACGGCGACCGAGCTGGAGACCAAGCTCGAGGACCTGGGCGCGCTGTGACTGCCCGCGCCGTCGACAGGACACCGCGGCTGCCGCGGTGGCTGACGCCGCAGGTCGCGTTCCTCGCCGTGCTCCTCGTGCTGTTCCTCGCGTACACCGAGATGGCGTTCGGGATGGAGTGGCGTACGCCGGCAGGGCGCATCGGCGCCGGGGTCTTCCCTCGCATCGTCGGCAGTCTCGCGATCGTGACGATCGCGATCGCGCTGTACCGCGAGGTCCGGCGGCCCCAACCCGCCGGCGAGCCGGCCACCGAAGGACAGGGGAGCCACCCGGTCGCCACGCTGGCAATGGTGGCCGCCGCGGCGTTCGTGACGTACTGGTTCCTGCTGCTCGGTGCCGTGTTGACCGGTGCGGCGTTCCTGGTCGGCGCGCTCTGGATCCTCGACCCGCGCCATCGCGTACGCGCGGTGGTCCTCGGGATCGCGCTGCCGGTCGCGATGTACCTGCTGTTCCAGACCGGGCTGAACGCCGGACTGCCCGACGGCATCCTGCCGATGCCCTGAGGAGGCGTACCTGATGGACCTCGTCACCCACGGCATCGTCAACATCCTGACGGTGCAGAACGTCCTGATCCTCGGCGCGGGCGTGCTGATCGGCATGGTCGTCGGCGTCATCCCGGGACTCGGGCCGTCTGCCGGGTTGGCGATCCTGCTCCCGCTGACGTTCGGCCTCGACCCGACGAGCGCGATCGTGATGCTCGCCGCCGTGTACTACGGCGCGATGTACGGCGGCACGATCACGTCGGTGCTGATCAACACGCCGGGTGAGTCGGCGACGGTGGCGAGTACGTTCGACGGATACCCCCTGGCGCGCAAGGGCCGTGCGGGTCCGGCGCTGGTGATGGCCGCGATCGCGTCGTTCGTGGCCGGTACGATCGGCGCGATCCTGATGAGCGTCGCCGCGCCCATCACCGCGTCGTTCGCGAGCAGCTTCGGGCCGCCCGAGCTGTTCCTGCTCACGATCGCCGGCCTGCTCACCCTGGTGGTGATCCTGCAGGGCAACAAGCTGCTCGGGCTCCTCTCCGCACTCATCGGGTTCGCCATCGCGACGGTCGGCATCGACATCGGCGGGGGAGAGCAGCGCTATACGTTCGGGTCGACCGAGCTGATCAACGGCATCGACTTCATCCCGGTCGCGATCGGCCTGTTCGGCGTCGGCGAGATCCTTTACACGCTCTGGCAGGGCGGCCACCTCGAACGCCTCGGGTTCTTCGGTGTCGGCAACAGCGGCAAGTCGTTCTGGCCGAACCGTGAGGACTACCGAGAGTCGCGTGGTCCGATGCTCCGCGGCTCCTTCCTCGGCTTCGGAGTCGGCCTCGCTCCGGGTGCCGGCGCGACCGTGGCGTCCCTGATGTCGTACAACCTCGAGAAGTCGATCTCCAAGCATCCCGAGAAGTTCGGCAAGGGTGCGATGCCCGGACTGGTCGGTCCGGAGGCGGCGAACAACGCCGCTTCGGCGGGCGCGATGGTGCCGTTGCTCACCCTCGGCATCCCTGGCTCGGCGTCGACGGCCGTCCTGATCGGCGGCTTCCTGATGTGGGGTCTGCAGCCGGGACCGTTGCTGATGGAGGAGAACCCCGACTTCGCCTGGGGGCTCATCGCCAGCATGTACCTCGGCAACGTGATGCTGTTGGCCGTCAACGTGTTCTGCATACCGGTCTTCGCGAGCATCGCGCGCGTACCGTTCCGAGTGCTCGGCCCCATCGTCATCGTGCTCTGCATCTTCGGCACTTACACGGTCAACTCGAGCATCGTCGAGGTGCAGATCATGCTCGCCTGCGGCGTGTTGGGCTTCTTCATGCGGCGGGTCGGCATGTCGCCTGCCGCCTTGGTGATCGCACTGGTGCTCGGTCCGCTCGCCGAGGAGACGCTCCGGCAGACCATGATCGTCTCGGGTGGCGATCTGAGTATCTTCGTCGAGCGCACCGGGTCGCTGGTACTGCTGATCGCCGTCGCCGTTCTGATCGCGCTGCCGCTACTCGCCCGGCCGATCTCATCCGCAGTACGCGGTGCGGTCGCGCGGGTGGGACACACCAGACGTGCCTCGGAGTCCGGCGACGCCGAGGAGACGACCGACGATCGAGAGGACGCGCACCGGTGAAGGCGGCGGTCGTCGGAGGCGGCATCGTGGGTGCCGCCGTCGCGCGCCGGATCCTCGACGTCGACTCCTCCGCGGAGGTGACCCTGTACGAGAAGGAGGACGCGCTTGCCGCCCACCAGACGGGGCGCAACAGCGGGGTGGTGCACGCGGGGCTGTATTACACGCCGGGCTCGGCGAAGGCGCGGCTGTGCCGTCGCGGAGTCGCGATGCTGCGCGAGTTCTGCTCCGAGCACGGCATCGCGTACGACGAATGCGGCAAGATCCTGGTGGCACTCGACGAGCGACAGCGCTCCAGGCTCGTCGACATCGAGCAACGCGCGAAGGCGAACGGAGTGCCGGGCGTACGCACCATCGGCCCGGACGAGATCCGCGAGCGCGAGCCGAACGTACGCGGCGTGGCCGGCCTGCTCTCACCGACGACGGCGATCACGGACTTCCCGGCGGTCACCCGCGCGCTGGTGGCCGATGCCGCCGCGTTGGGCGCCACGATCAGGCTCGGCGCCCGGGTCGTGTCGCTGCAGCGGGACGCGGGTCGGGTTGTCGTCGGTGCCGAGTCGGACGGCGGTGCCGAGTCCGACACGTACGACGTGGCGGTGCTGTGCGCGGGCGTGCACTCCGATCGCGTGGCGAGCCTGGCCGGTGACACCGCTGAGCCGCAGATCGTGCCGTTCCGCGGCGAGTACTACCTCCTGCGCGACGACCGGCGTGACCTCGTGCGCGGCCTGATCTATCCGGTGCCTGATCCGCGCTATCCCTTCCTGGGCGTGCATCTGACGCCCACCGTCGGCGGCGACGTGATGGTCGGCCCGAACGCCGTGATGGCCCTCGCGCGCGAGGGGTACGCATGGCGCGACGTGTCGCTTCGCGATCTCGCCGAGATCGCCCGCTCGGAGGCGTTCCGGCGGTTCGCGCGTACGCACTGGCGCACGGGCGTGCGCGAGCTGGCGGGATCACTGAGTCGACGCAGGTTCGTCGCCGCGGCGCGTGCGTACGTGCCGTCGCTGCGCGACACCGATGTCGTGCCCGGGCCGCGGGGCATCCGGGCCCAGGCGCTCGACCCGGACGGTAGTCTCGTCGACGACTTCCGCATCCACCGGCGTGGCTCGGTGGTCGCGATCCGCAACGCGCCGTCGCCGGCGGCCACATCGTGCCTCGCGATCGCCGAGCAGGTCGTCGACGAAGCGCTCGGACGATGACGTGCGACCGACGAACGGAGTATCCATGAACCTCGCGACCGTGTCCGGTGTCTCTGGCGAGGAGGCGGTGGTCGTGGGCGAGCAGGGAGTCGTCCGCGTCGCCGACGTCGTTGCCGACGCGCCGACCACTGTGCTCGCGCTGTTGGAGAGTGGGCGTGCGGACGAGGTCCTCGCCGCCGCTGAGTCGACGCCCGTCGATTCGTACGCGCCGCTCGACTCCGTGCGGTTCACCGCGCCGTACCGGCGGCCGCACAAGATCTGGGGCATCGGGCTGAACTACGTCGACCACGCGGGCGACCTGTCGGAATCGGTACCCGAGGAGCCCGCGTCGTTCATCAAGGCCGACCACACGGTCATCGGCGACGGCGACCCGATCACGATCCCGCGGCAGAGCGAGCGTACGACCGCCGAAGCCGAGCTGGGGCTGGTGATCGGGCGCGAGTGCCGTGACGTCGCCGAGGCGGATGCATTGTCGTACGTCTTCGGGGTGTGCACGATCCTCGACCAGACCGCCGAGGACATCCTGCAGCGCAACCCACGCTTCCTCACCCGATCGAAGAACTTCCCGGGCTTCTTCTCGTTCGGCCCACAGCTCGTGCCGATGAGCTCGCTCGGCGACTTCGCCGACGATCTGGGCGATGTCGAGGTCGCGACCATCCACAACGGTCGGGTGCATCGGCGCAACACCGTTGCGCACATGCGTTACAGCCCTGCGCACCTCGTGGCGTTCCACTCGCAGGTGATGCCGCTGTACCCGGGCGACATCATCTCGACCGGTACGCCGGGCGCCGTGGTCATCGAGTCGGACGATGTCGTCGAGTGCGACATCCCCGGCATCGGCCGCCTCCGCAACCCGGTCGCCTGAGGGTGCGGTTTACCACGGGCCCATGGGAAACCGCGCCACTAGGTAGCAAACTTGCTGGGTAGCGGCGCGGAATCCCATGGGCCCGTGGTAAACCACGCCGCTACCCGGCAACCTGCGTCAGCGCCTCGTGCTCGCGAACAGGTACGCGACCAGCGCCGCGGCCGCGACGAGGAGGCCCGCCGCGCACGCTGCCGCGGTTGCGTACCCGTGCACGACGGCCTCTGTCGGCGCCGTGCCCGACGCGATGGCGTCGGAGGTTGCGCTGACGGCGATGGTGTTGAGGACAGCGGTGCCGAGGGTGCCGCCGAGCCTCGGCCCGGTGTTCGCGACCGCAGACGCGACGCCCATGAGACGGCGGTCGACCCCGCCGATCGCGACGCTGAACGCCGGTGTCGTCGCGCTGCCCATCCCGATGCCGACGAGAATCTCGGCGGGCAGGATCGACGTCAGGTAGCCGCTCGTCGGGCTCAGGTGCCAGAGGAGCAGCAGCCCGACAGCCGCGGTCAGCAGTCCGGGGACGATCAGCATGCCCGGCGAGACCCGGTTCATCAGCTTGCTACCGATGGCGTACGCGCTCGCCGTCACCGCGAGCGTCATCGGCACGAACGCCAGCCCCGCCTCGATGGCGCTGTAGCCGAGCACGACCTGGAAGTGGTACGTCAGCATCAGGAACATCCCGAACGACCCGACGACGCCGGACGCCGTCGCCACGAAGGCCGCGGCCCGCGTACGGTTTGCGATCACCTCGAGCGGCAGCAGCGGATCGGCGATCCGGGTCTGGCGAAACAGGAAGCCCGCGACCAGCGCGATCCCCGCGCTACCCGGTACGACTACCTCGGGGGAGGTCCAGCCGTGCTCGACGGCCTGCGTGCAGGCGAGCGTGACGCCGACCAGGCCGGACGTGACCATGGCAGCGGACGTGAGGTCGAGTCGCTGGCCGCGGCGACCCGGCATCGACGGCAGGTACGCGCGGCCCGCGATCAGCGCGGCGATGGCGACGGGCGCGTTCACGTACAGGCAGAACCGCCAGTCGAGGACCTCGGTCAGCGCGCCGCCGATCAGCAGGCCGATGACCGCGCCGCTGCTCGCGACCGCGCCGAAGACGCCGAACGCCTTCGCGCGCTCGGTCTGGTCGGTGAACGTCATGCCGATCAGGGCCAGCCCGGCCGGCGCCATCAGAGCGGCGAACGCGCCCTGCATGGCGCGCCCGGCGATCAGCATCTCGAGGTTCATCGCCGCTCCGGCGATCGCCGACGACACCGCAAATCCGGCCAGACCGACGAGCAGCGCGCGGGTCGCGCCGATGCGGTCGGAGATACGTCCGGCGACGAGGAGCAGTCCGGCGAGGGGGAGCGTGTACGCGGTGACGACCCAGGCGCGGGCGCCGTCGTCGAAGCCGAGCGCCGTCTGCGCGGTGGGCAGCGCGATGTTCACGATCGTCGCGTCGAGTGCCGACATCAGCTGTGCGACGGCGATGACGACGAGGGCGAGCCACCGGCGGTCTCGGGTCTGTGTGGTGTCCGTCGTGCGGACTGTCTGGGTACTCATGCTCGGCCCTTTCAGTCAATCGGAGGAATCTTCTCCGTTTTCAGAATGCGCTCGTGGTCGGGCACTGTCAACCCATTCGGAGGAATTGCCTCCGGTTTTGGTACGCTGCTCTCGTAGGAGAGGAGCCACGATGGCCAAGACGATGCGTGCCGACGCCCGGCGCAACCGCGACGCGATCCTCGTCGCGGCGCGCGATCTCGTCGTCGAGCGCGGGTCCGGCGTACCCCTCGACGAGGTCGCCCGGGCGGCCGGTGTGGGGATCGGCACGCTGTACCGGCACTTCCCGGAGCGCACGTCGATGCTGCACGAGGTCGCGGTCGACGCACTGACGAAGACCCGCGACGCCGCCAACCGGGCGATGGAGGACGAGGACGACGCCTTCGACGCGCTCGCCCGTTACCTCCGCGAGGCGTTGGAGCTTCGGGTGTCCGCGGTCATGCCGGCGCTGCTCGAGTCCCTCGACCCGGACGACGCCGCGTTGAAGGACGTACGCGACGAGTCGGCGCAACTGGTCGAGTCGCTCATCGACGCGGCCAAGAAGGAAGGTGGCCTCGCCCCCGACCTCTCGTTCGCCGACGTCGCCACCATGCTCGTACGCATCGCCCGGCCACTACCGGGTCCCCTTGGCAGCGAGGTCAACGACGAGCTCTCCCGGCGCCATCTGGAGCTGTTCATCCGTGGCCTGCGCGCCGACCCGGGCCCGGACGCGGGCGAGTTACCCGGTGTCGGGCTCGACCGCGCTGGCCTGCGCGAGTCGAGCGCGGACGAGTGAAGCCGAGCGTATTCAGAGGTGGGCGACCATCCCACCGTCGACCCGGATCTGGCTGCCGGTGACGTACGACGCCGCACCGCTGCACAGGAACGCGGCGATCGCACCGAACTCGGACGGATCGCCATAGCGCCCCGAGGGGATCTTCGCGATGGAGGCGTCGCGCGCCTCTTCGACCGACGTACCCGCACGTTTCGCCGCCGCCTCGTCGAGCGCGGCGACGCGGTCGGTGGCGATGCGCCCGGGGAGCACCATGTTGATGGTGACGCCGTCGGCGGCAACCTCGCCGGCGAGCGTCTTGAGGTACGAGCCGAGCGCGGCGCGACCGAGGTTCGACGCTCCGAGCATCGGGATCGGCTGCTGTACGCCGCTCGAGCCGATCGCGAGAATGCGTCCCCAGCCGGCGGCCCGCATGGCCGGCAGCACCAGCGAGACGAGAGCGACGTGCGGTGCGAGGAGCACGTCGATCGCCGCGCGTGCCGCATCGGAGGTGAGATCGGTCGCGGCGCCCGGTTTCGGGCCGGGACCGTTGAGCACCACGACGTCCGGGTCTCCGTACGCCTCCCGGGTTGCGGCGAGTAGACGCTCCGGCGCGCCCGGCTCGGTGAGGTCGCAGGCGACGCCGACGGCCGCGGGCAGCTGCGCGGCGAGCGCCTCCGCGCGTGCCGCGTCCCTGCCGGTCACGACGACGTTCGCGCCCTCTGCGGCGATCGCGCGGGCGGTGGCGGCGCCGAGCCCGCCCGTCGACGCGAGGACGAGTGCGGTGCGGCCGTTCAATGCGAGATCCATGGCAGGAACCCTACTTGATGGCGTCGAGATGCCTTGCCAGCAAGGGCATCAGCGACTCGGGGAGCGTACGCGCCGGCGGCCGAACCGCCGACTCGGAGATGAGCCCGCGACGACGCAGGCATTCCTTGCGGATCGCCAGCGCGATGCCGGCCTGCTGCTCGAACGTGATCAGCGGCAGGTAGTCGAGCAGCGCCGCCCTGCTCTTCGACGGATCGCTCGGCGACCATGCCTCGACGCACGCGACGAGCGCTTCTGGGTACGAGAAGCCCGTCATCGCCCCGGCCGCTCCGCAGGCGAGCTCGTCGAGCAGGTTGAGGCCGCCGAGCCCGCCGAACACCGGCGCATCGCATCGCGACGTCACCTCGGCAACGGCGACGGGCGTTGGTGGCGACTCCGCCTTGACGGCCGCGATGAACGGCAGCGTCGCGACCTCGCCGAGCACAGCGGTCGGCACGGAGACGCCGCTCGCCACCGGGTAGTCCTGAACGACGACCGGCGCACCGGTCGCCTCGTGCACGGTGCTCAGGTGGGCCTGCAACGTGGCGCGGTCGGGGCTGTTGGCCTGCACCATGACGCCGGCGAGCCGGTCGCCGGCCAGCTCCGTTGCCATCCGCGCCTCGTCGATGACCGGTGCCGTGCCGAGGCTCGTACATCCGACGACGAGCGGCAGCTC harbors:
- a CDS encoding fumarylacetoacetate hydrolase family protein, which translates into the protein MNLATVSGVSGEEAVVVGEQGVVRVADVVADAPTTVLALLESGRADEVLAAAESTPVDSYAPLDSVRFTAPYRRPHKIWGIGLNYVDHAGDLSESVPEEPASFIKADHTVIGDGDPITIPRQSERTTAEAELGLVIGRECRDVAEADALSYVFGVCTILDQTAEDILQRNPRFLTRSKNFPGFFSFGPQLVPMSSLGDFADDLGDVEVATIHNGRVHRRNTVAHMRYSPAHLVAFHSQVMPLYPGDIISTGTPGAVVIESDDVVECDIPGIGRLRNPVA
- a CDS encoding dihydrodipicolinate synthase family protein, producing MTQRRRDRRPCTSNPVSGAYSPPRSQGDALEVDPHGVAALAEHMAGAGARGLTVLGVFGEAARLSWDDRRLVLHTVLDATELPLVVGCTSLGTAPVIDEARMATELAGDRLAGVMVQANSPDRATLQAHLSTVHEATGAPVVVQDYPVASGVSVPTAVLGEVATLPFIAAVKAESPPTPVAVAEVTSRCDAPVFGGLGGLNLLDELACGAAGAMTGFSYPEALVACVEAWSPSDPSKSRAALLDYLPLITFEQQAGIALAIRKECLRRRGLISESAVRPPARTLPESLMPLLARHLDAIK
- a CDS encoding TetR/AcrR family transcriptional regulator, with protein sequence MAKTMRADARRNRDAILVAARDLVVERGSGVPLDEVARAAGVGIGTLYRHFPERTSMLHEVAVDALTKTRDAANRAMEDEDDAFDALARYLREALELRVSAVMPALLESLDPDDAALKDVRDESAQLVESLIDAAKKEGGLAPDLSFADVATMLVRIARPLPGPLGSEVNDELSRRHLELFIRGLRADPGPDAGELPGVGLDRAGLRESSADE
- a CDS encoding MFS transporter, encoding MSTQTVRTTDTTQTRDRRWLALVVIAVAQLMSALDATIVNIALPTAQTALGFDDGARAWVVTAYTLPLAGLLLVAGRISDRIGATRALLVGLAGFAVSSAIAGAAMNLEMLIAGRAMQGAFAALMAPAGLALIGMTFTDQTERAKAFGVFGAVASSGAVIGLLIGGALTEVLDWRFCLYVNAPVAIAALIAGRAYLPSMPGRRGQRLDLTSAAMVTSGLVGVTLACTQAVEHGWTSPEVVVPGSAGIALVAGFLFRQTRIADPLLPLEVIANRTRAAAFVATASGVVGSFGMFLMLTYHFQVVLGYSAIEAGLAFVPMTLAVTASAYAIGSKLMNRVSPGMLIVPGLLTAAVGLLLLWHLSPTSGYLTSILPAEILVGIGMGSATTPAFSVAIGGVDRRLMGVASAVANTGPRLGGTLGTAVLNTIAVSATSDAIASGTAPTEAVVHGYATAAACAAGLLVAAAALVAYLFASTRR
- a CDS encoding SDR family oxidoreductase; amino-acid sequence: MDLALNGRTALVLASTGGLGAATARAIAAEGANVVVTGRDAARAEALAAQLPAAVGVACDLTEPGAPERLLAATREAYGDPDVVVLNGPGPKPGAATDLTSDAARAAIDVLLAPHVALVSLVLPAMRAAGWGRILAIGSSGVQQPIPMLGASNLGRAALGSYLKTLAGEVAADGVTINMVLPGRIATDRVAALDEAAAKRAGTSVEEARDASIAKIPSGRYGDPSEFGAIAAFLCSGAASYVTGSQIRVDGGMVAHL
- the lhgO gene encoding L-2-hydroxyglutarate oxidase; amino-acid sequence: MKAAVVGGGIVGAAVARRILDVDSSAEVTLYEKEDALAAHQTGRNSGVVHAGLYYTPGSAKARLCRRGVAMLREFCSEHGIAYDECGKILVALDERQRSRLVDIEQRAKANGVPGVRTIGPDEIREREPNVRGVAGLLSPTTAITDFPAVTRALVADAAALGATIRLGARVVSLQRDAGRVVVGAESDGGAESDTYDVAVLCAGVHSDRVASLAGDTAEPQIVPFRGEYYLLRDDRRDLVRGLIYPVPDPRYPFLGVHLTPTVGGDVMVGPNAVMALAREGYAWRDVSLRDLAEIARSEAFRRFARTHWRTGVRELAGSLSRRRFVAAARAYVPSLRDTDVVPGPRGIRAQALDPDGSLVDDFRIHRRGSVVAIRNAPSPAATSCLAIAEQVVDEALGR